In Arsenophonus sp. aPb, one DNA window encodes the following:
- the rlpA gene encoding endolytic peptidoglycan transglycosylase RlpA has product MHYHGLILSITIAILAGCASQTQQNTDMPMMPVQDILGAEPRYEPYHSGANDDYQLNGQTYQIVKDPAHFSETGFASIFGPEVIGKITATGEKASPYAFTASHPTLPIPSYARITNLINGRMIIVRINDRGPYISGKNIALSQAAGDRLNLMLTARIKIDPILVSPAGNLTGPGTIGVNIAKQNYALPKPPKLETHFANFSSNNNQSTIEDHAHPPTLSQSIQPTTIGNTVATNNRVVENNHPNPSSMKSTSGATKRYFVQIGALSNQARAEAWQQSVSKQLNTTGRIQPFNNIYRVQLGPFQDPQTAEQIKNKILTELKQSSIIINSE; this is encoded by the coding sequence ATGCACTATCATGGACTTATACTTAGCATTACAATAGCAATTTTAGCTGGCTGTGCTTCTCAAACTCAACAAAATACCGATATGCCTATGATGCCGGTACAAGATATATTAGGAGCAGAGCCCCGTTACGAGCCTTATCATTCTGGCGCTAATGATGACTACCAACTTAATGGTCAAACTTATCAAATAGTAAAAGATCCTGCTCATTTCAGTGAAACAGGTTTTGCCAGCATTTTTGGCCCTGAAGTTATCGGTAAAATAACTGCGACAGGTGAAAAAGCCAGTCCTTATGCATTCACGGCTTCACACCCTACTTTACCTATTCCAAGTTATGCCCGCATTACTAATTTAATTAATGGCAGAATGATAATAGTACGTATTAATGATCGAGGCCCCTATATATCAGGTAAAAATATTGCCCTCTCTCAAGCAGCTGGCGATAGGTTAAATTTAATGCTAACTGCGCGTATCAAAATTGATCCGATTTTAGTTTCCCCTGCCGGCAATTTAACTGGACCTGGTACAATTGGTGTCAATATTGCTAAGCAGAATTATGCCTTGCCTAAGCCACCGAAATTAGAGACCCATTTTGCAAACTTCTCTTCAAACAACAATCAATCAACGATAGAGGATCATGCTCACCCACCCACTTTATCTCAATCAATCCAACCAACGACAATCGGCAATACGGTAGCAACTAATAATAGGGTTGTTGAAAATAACCATCCTAATCCGTCGTCAATGAAATCGACTAGTGGTGCTACTAAACGTTACTTTGTACAAATAGGTGCATTAAGTAATCAAGCAAGAGCAGAAGCATGGCAACAGTCTGTTTCCAAACAACTGAACACAACTGGCCGTATTCAACCATTTAACAATATCTATCGCGTACAACTCGGCCCATTTCAAGATCCTCAAACAGCAGAACAGATAAAAAATAAAATATTAACAGAATTAAAACAATCGAGCATTATCATAAATAGCGAATAA
- the mrdB gene encoding peptidoglycan glycosyltransferase MrdB (rod shape-determining protein RodA) encodes MTDNSHKLPIWTRLHIDIPMLLIILALTIYSVMIMWSASGQDMDMMQRKLIQIAIGFVVMIVMAQISPRIYENWAPYLYVFCLILLVFVDAFGQISKGAQRWLDLGFVRFQPSEIAKIAVPLMVARFVNRDLCPPTLKNTLLALILIFLPTLLVAAQPDLGTSILVAASGLFILFLAGMNWKLIAIAATGIACFIPILWFFLMHDYQRDRVMMLLDPETDPLGAGYHIIQSKIAIGSGGLFGKGWLHGTQSQLEFLPERHTDFIFAVLAEELGLIGVVILLALYLLLIMRGLIIAANAQNTFGRVMVGGLMLILFVYIFVNIGMVSGILPVVGVPLPLVSYGGSALIVLMAGFGIIMSIHTHRKFLSKSL; translated from the coding sequence ATGACCGATAATTCACATAAATTACCTATTTGGACACGCTTACATATTGATATTCCAATGTTACTGATTATTCTTGCCTTAACAATATACAGTGTCATGATCATGTGGAGCGCAAGTGGTCAAGACATGGATATGATGCAGCGTAAACTAATACAAATCGCAATTGGATTTGTGGTCATGATCGTTATGGCGCAAATTTCACCGCGTATATATGAAAATTGGGCGCCTTACCTCTATGTTTTCTGCCTAATTTTATTAGTTTTTGTCGATGCATTTGGTCAAATCAGTAAAGGTGCACAAAGATGGTTAGATCTTGGCTTTGTTCGTTTTCAACCCTCTGAAATTGCTAAAATTGCGGTTCCATTAATGGTTGCACGTTTTGTTAATCGCGATCTCTGTCCTCCCACATTAAAAAATACTCTACTGGCATTAATACTTATATTTCTGCCCACTCTACTTGTTGCCGCTCAACCTGATTTGGGCACATCTATTCTAGTTGCTGCCTCCGGTTTGTTTATCCTATTCTTAGCGGGTATGAATTGGAAATTAATTGCCATTGCAGCCACAGGTATTGCTTGTTTTATTCCTATTCTTTGGTTCTTTCTGATGCATGATTATCAACGAGATCGCGTTATGATGTTACTCGATCCAGAAACGGATCCACTGGGAGCGGGTTATCATATTATCCAATCTAAAATTGCCATTGGCTCAGGCGGATTATTTGGTAAAGGTTGGTTACATGGCACACAATCGCAATTAGAATTTCTACCAGAACGCCACACTGATTTTATTTTTGCCGTATTAGCTGAAGAGCTTGGACTAATTGGTGTCGTTATTTTACTCGCATTATATCTATTGCTAATTATGCGCGGGCTAATAATTGCAGCTAATGCACAAAATACCTTTGGTAGAGTGATGGTTGGTGGCCTAATGTTAATTTTGTTTGTCTACATATTCGTCAATATTGGCATGGTTAGCGGTATCTTACCTGTAGTGGGTGTTCCTTTACCGTTGGTAAGTTATGGCGGCTCTGCATTAATTGTTTTAATGGCCGGATTCGGTATTATTATGTCAATCCATACCCACCGAAAATTTCTGTCAAAAAGTTTATAA
- the mrdA gene encoding peptidoglycan DD-transpeptidase MrdA, with product MNAKKETKKKKRTPFRDYTAESTLFIRRALIAFIIIVILVSILIANLYHLQVVRHEDYQTRSNDNRIKLVPVPPSRGIIYDRNGIPLALNRTFYQLEVIPEKVTNLTEMLAQLRDVVDLTDDDIANFKKERKRSRRFTSIPLKTSLDEVQVARFAVNQYRFPGIEVKGYQRRYYPYGSALTHVIGYVAKINDKDIERLESDGLLKNYTDTHDIGKLGIERYYENNLHGKTGYEEVEVNSRGKVIRQLHEQPPQAGKDIYLTIDLNLQIEIEKLLTTSRAAVVVTDPRNGEVLALVSTPSYDPNLFVNGISNKDYQALLNNPDRPLINRTTQGLYPPASTVKPFIAVAALSENVITPNSAIFDPGWWQLPNSEKRYRDWKRWGHGRLSVVRAIIESADTFFYQVAYDMGIDRISDWMQKFGYGHYTGIDLAEERSGIMPTREWKQKRYKKPWYQGDTIPVGIGQGYWTTTPIQMAKVLMTLINDGVVKIPHLLYGTKLGNAMLPYEQKDYIQIGDIHSGFWELAKEGMYGVANAPNGTARRSFANTPYKAAVKSGTAQVFSYETYNASKLAEHLRDHKLMIGFAPYQNPTVSVAIILENGGAGPAVGDLVRNIFDYVLLGKKTTSQTPDTNVSPEEDQ from the coding sequence GTGAATGCGAAGAAAGAAACAAAAAAAAAGAAGCGCACCCCTTTTCGCGATTACACCGCTGAATCTACTCTATTCATTCGTCGGGCGTTAATAGCTTTTATTATCATTGTAATATTAGTCAGTATTTTAATTGCCAATCTTTATCATCTACAAGTGGTTCGCCATGAAGATTACCAAACTCGCTCCAACGATAATCGGATAAAACTGGTGCCTGTTCCACCAAGTAGAGGTATTATTTACGATAGAAATGGTATTCCTCTCGCGTTAAATAGAACATTTTATCAATTAGAGGTCATTCCTGAAAAAGTAACTAATTTAACAGAGATGTTAGCACAATTGCGTGATGTAGTTGATCTCACTGACGACGACATTGCAAACTTCAAAAAAGAGCGTAAACGCTCACGTCGCTTTACCTCTATCCCATTGAAAACCTCACTAGATGAAGTACAAGTTGCACGTTTTGCTGTTAATCAATACCGGTTCCCGGGGATTGAGGTCAAAGGTTACCAACGCCGTTATTATCCTTATGGCTCCGCGCTAACGCATGTTATCGGTTATGTTGCCAAAATTAATGATAAGGATATAGAACGTCTAGAAAGTGACGGTCTACTAAAAAATTACACTGATACCCATGATATTGGTAAATTAGGTATAGAACGGTATTACGAAAATAATTTACATGGCAAAACCGGCTATGAAGAAGTTGAAGTAAATAGTCGGGGAAAAGTTATACGTCAACTTCATGAACAACCACCTCAAGCTGGCAAAGATATTTATCTCACTATCGATCTCAATTTACAAATTGAGATCGAAAAGTTGCTAACCACCAGCCGAGCTGCCGTTGTTGTCACCGATCCCCGCAACGGAGAAGTACTGGCTCTGGTCTCTACCCCCAGCTATGACCCTAATCTATTTGTTAATGGTATCTCTAATAAGGACTACCAAGCTTTATTAAATAATCCCGATCGCCCACTCATTAATAGAACGACCCAGGGATTATATCCACCCGCCTCTACCGTTAAACCGTTTATTGCCGTTGCCGCATTAAGTGAAAATGTTATCACGCCTAACTCCGCTATTTTTGATCCAGGATGGTGGCAGTTACCAAATTCCGAAAAACGTTATCGGGATTGGAAACGATGGGGACATGGTAGATTAAGTGTTGTTAGAGCCATTATCGAATCAGCCGACACCTTTTTCTATCAGGTTGCTTATGATATGGGTATCGATCGTATCTCCGATTGGATGCAGAAATTTGGCTATGGTCACTATACCGGCATTGATCTTGCGGAAGAACGTTCTGGCATTATGCCAACGCGTGAATGGAAACAAAAACGTTACAAAAAACCTTGGTATCAAGGAGACACTATTCCAGTAGGCATTGGCCAAGGTTATTGGACCACAACCCCAATCCAAATGGCAAAAGTATTAATGACATTAATTAATGACGGCGTAGTTAAAATTCCCCACCTGCTTTATGGCACTAAATTAGGTAACGCTATGCTACCCTATGAACAGAAAGATTATATCCAAATCGGCGATATTCATTCAGGCTTTTGGGAATTAGCTAAAGAAGGTATGTATGGTGTTGCTAATGCACCAAACGGTACAGCACGGAGAAGTTTTGCTAATACACCCTATAAAGCCGCTGTCAAATCAGGTACGGCACAGGTATTCAGTTATGAAACCTACAATGCGAGTAAATTGGCTGAGCACCTGCGTGATCATAAATTAATGATTGGATTCGCCCCTTACCAAAATCCAACCGTTTCCGTTGCTATTATTCTGGAAAATGGTGGTGCCGGGCCGGCTGTTGGCGATCTTGTTCGCAATATTTTTGATTATGTATTGCTTGGTAAAAAAACGACATCACAAACGCCCGATACGAATGTATCTCCAGAAGAAGATCAGTAA
- the rlmH gene encoding 23S rRNA (pseudouridine(1915)-N(3))-methyltransferase RlmH produces the protein MKLQLIAVGSKMVDWIQTGFQDYLHRFPKDMAFELIEIPAGKRGKNADIKRIIEKEGEQMLAAVGKGNRIITLDIPGTSWTTQQLAAQLNQWKQDGRNISFLIGGPEGLAPACKAAAEQSWSLSSLTMPHPLVRIFVVESLYRAWSITTNHPYHRE, from the coding sequence TTGAAATTACAACTGATTGCGGTTGGTAGCAAAATGGTTGACTGGATCCAAACAGGTTTTCAAGATTATCTTCATCGTTTTCCAAAAGATATGGCTTTTGAACTCATTGAGATCCCAGCGGGAAAACGCGGGAAAAATGCCGATATCAAACGTATCATCGAGAAAGAAGGAGAACAAATGCTGGCTGCTGTAGGCAAAGGTAACCGCATAATTACCCTGGATATACCAGGCACAAGCTGGACAACTCAACAACTTGCCGCACAATTAAATCAATGGAAACAAGATGGACGTAATATTAGCTTTCTAATTGGTGGCCCAGAAGGTCTTGCTCCTGCCTGTAAAGCAGCAGCAGAGCAAAGTTGGTCACTGTCATCCTTAACTATGCCTCATCCTTTAGTTCGAATATTTGTTGTTGAAAGCCTTTACCGGGCCTGGAGCATTACAACAAATCATCCTTACCATCGGGAATAA
- the rsfS gene encoding ribosome silencing factor produces the protein MQGTELQQFIIDQLVDTKAQDIVTIDVSGKSSITDCMIICTGTSNRHLTSVSDKLIEACRKTGVIPLGVEGQGVSDWIVVDLGDAIVHIMQEDSRRMYELEKLWS, from the coding sequence TTGCAAGGAACTGAACTCCAACAATTTATTATCGACCAACTGGTCGATACCAAAGCGCAAGATATTGTCACTATTGATGTAAGTGGAAAATCTAGCATTACTGATTGCATGATAATCTGTACTGGAACATCTAATCGCCATCTGACATCAGTTTCCGACAAATTAATTGAAGCATGTCGTAAGACAGGAGTAATTCCTCTTGGCGTTGAAGGACAAGGTGTTTCGGATTGGATCGTTGTTGACTTAGGCGATGCAATTGTTCATATCATGCAAGAAGATAGTCGCCGTATGTATGAACTTGAAAAACTCTGGAGTTGA
- the nadD gene encoding nicotinate-nucleotide adenylyltransferase gives MTQQTKQTANFPSIQALFGGTFDPIHYGHLLPVEALAKQVGLQQVVLLPNHVPPHRPQPEATVRQRLTMIKLAIKNNPLFSIDTRELKRTTPSYTVETLLSFRQQIGWQKPLAFIIGQDSLLSIDTWFDWQKILDLCHLLVCARPGYPTYFPTSPMQQWLTHHQVNDPEILSHKPCGAIYLADTPLLNISATEIRERKRDRKSCKDILPPAVLRYIDKHHLYQNCA, from the coding sequence ATGACTCAACAAACTAAACAAACAGCTAATTTTCCATCTATTCAAGCACTATTTGGTGGTACCTTTGATCCGATACATTATGGTCATTTACTTCCTGTTGAAGCACTAGCTAAACAAGTTGGTTTACAACAGGTTGTTTTACTTCCTAATCATGTGCCACCTCATCGCCCACAACCTGAAGCAACCGTTCGACAAAGACTGACGATGATAAAATTAGCGATCAAAAATAATCCACTATTTAGTATTGATACCCGTGAACTTAAACGTACAACCCCCTCCTATACCGTTGAAACATTACTCTCTTTCCGGCAACAAATTGGTTGGCAAAAACCTTTAGCTTTTATTATCGGACAAGATTCACTACTGTCGATCGATACCTGGTTTGATTGGCAAAAAATTCTAGATCTTTGTCATTTATTAGTTTGCGCCCGTCCAGGCTATCCCACTTATTTTCCAACTTCACCAATGCAACAATGGCTAACACACCATCAAGTGAATGATCCGGAAATACTCAGCCATAAACCCTGTGGTGCCATATATCTGGCTGATACTCCGTTATTAAATATTTCCGCAACTGAAATTCGTGAACGAAAACGTGATAGAAAAAGTTGTAAAGATATATTGCCACCCGCAGTTTTGCGCTATATTGATAAACATCATCTTTATCAAAATTGCGCATAA
- the holA gene encoding DNA polymerase III subunit delta → MIRLYPEQLTSQLADKLRACYLIFGNDPFLAQESVDKICQVAKQQGFTERYSYSLDTSTDWDTIYRLSQSLSLFASRQILILILPESGPTAVIAEKLLKLAELLHPDLLLILRGGKLTKAQENSAWYKKIGQDGVYINCLTPEQSRLTQWVTQRAKAMSVTLDKQANQLLCYSYEGNLLALNQALERISLLYPDGNLTLPRVKEAVNNAVNFTPYHWVDALLAGKIKRSWHILQQLQREDYEAVILLRIIQRELILLLTLKQQSNDKDLKKLFDQHRIWQARRPLINAALQRLPLHELQHAIELITQAELHLKQDYGHSIWPKLETLSMLLCGKSLPESFINDSTN, encoded by the coding sequence ATGATCCGTCTTTATCCGGAACAACTCACTTCGCAGCTTGCTGATAAGCTGCGAGCTTGTTACCTGATTTTTGGCAATGACCCTTTTTTAGCACAAGAAAGCGTGGACAAAATTTGTCAAGTTGCCAAGCAGCAAGGTTTTACTGAACGCTATAGCTATTCGTTAGATACAAGCACCGACTGGGATACTATTTATCGTCTGAGTCAATCGCTTAGCCTGTTTGCTAGCCGACAAATCCTTATCTTGATATTGCCTGAAAGTGGTCCCACCGCCGTCATAGCAGAAAAGCTGCTTAAGTTGGCTGAATTATTACATCCTGATTTATTACTTATATTACGCGGCGGCAAATTAACTAAAGCACAAGAGAATAGTGCCTGGTACAAAAAAATAGGCCAAGATGGAGTCTATATTAATTGTCTAACACCTGAACAGTCCAGACTGACTCAATGGGTAACGCAACGAGCAAAAGCGATGTCTGTTACCTTAGATAAACAAGCTAATCAGCTTCTTTGCTACAGCTATGAAGGCAACTTACTGGCTCTTAATCAAGCGCTTGAACGTATATCACTATTATATCCTGACGGTAATCTCACCTTACCTCGTGTCAAAGAAGCAGTAAATAATGCCGTTAATTTTACACCTTATCATTGGGTTGATGCGCTACTTGCCGGCAAAATTAAACGCAGTTGGCATATCTTGCAACAATTACAACGCGAAGATTATGAAGCAGTGATTCTATTACGTATAATTCAACGTGAGCTCATATTGCTTTTAACATTAAAACAACAAAGTAACGATAAAGATTTAAAAAAATTATTTGATCAGCATAGAATTTGGCAAGCCCGCCGCCCTCTCATTAATGCTGCACTACAACGCTTACCACTTCACGAACTACAGCATGCAATAGAGTTAATTACCCAAGCTGAATTACATTTAAAACAAGATTATGGTCACTCAATTTGGCCAAAATTAGAAACTTTATCTATGCTATTGTGCGGTAAATCACTGCCCGAGAGTTTTATTAATGACTCAACAAACTAA
- the lptE gene encoding LPS assembly lipoprotein LptE encodes MRYLITLFLSLAVLITAGCGFRLQGTTQVPEELKTLRLSSGDPYGPLARAIRQQLRLNNVNLIDENLQNVPILKIVGSSENTTTVSIYQDGKSAEKQLNFWVSAQIILPNGTVYPIKTRVERAFFDNPLETLAKDAENELVKQEMREQAARQLIRKLLIVHSSIQNEPEQSVAVEKARAEDSE; translated from the coding sequence GTGCGTTATTTAATTACCTTATTTCTAAGCTTAGCCGTGTTGATCACGGCTGGTTGTGGATTTCGCTTACAAGGTACGACGCAAGTACCTGAAGAACTAAAAACATTAAGATTAAGTAGCGGCGATCCATACGGCCCGCTGGCGCGCGCAATTAGACAGCAATTACGCCTAAATAATGTCAACTTAATTGATGAAAATTTGCAGAATGTGCCAATTTTAAAAATTGTTGGTTCATCTGAAAACACCACAACCGTTTCCATCTACCAAGATGGTAAAAGTGCAGAAAAACAGTTAAATTTTTGGGTCAGCGCGCAAATTATCCTACCCAACGGCACTGTTTACCCAATCAAAACCCGTGTCGAGCGCGCTTTCTTTGATAATCCGTTAGAAACACTGGCAAAAGACGCCGAAAACGAACTTGTTAAACAAGAAATGCGTGAACAAGCTGCTCGTCAGTTAATTCGTAAATTACTGATCGTTCATAGCTCTATTCAAAATGAACCTGAACAATCCGTTGCTGTTGAAAAAGCGCGAGCGGAAGATTCAGAATGA
- the leuS gene encoding leucine--tRNA ligase, whose translation MQEQYRPEEIEQYVQRHWEEKQTFKVIEDNNKEKYYCLSMLPYPSGQLHMGHVRNYTIGDVISRYQRMLGKNVLQPIGWDAFGLPAEGAAVKNNTAPAPWTYANIEYMKNQLKMLGFGYDWSREVTTCTPEYYRWEQWFFTKLYEKGLVYKKTSAVNWCPNDLTVLANEQVIDGCCWRCDTPVERKEIPQWFIKITAYAEELLNDLDKLDGWPEQVKTMQRNWIGRSEGVEITFALADKDEKLTVYTTRPDTFMGVTYLAIAATHPLAKDAAEENAKLSAFIDECRNTKVAEAEMATMEKKGIATNLFAIHPLTNEKIPIWIANFVLMEYGTGAVMAVPGHDQRDWEFATKYHLPIKAVIADNEGQIPDLKTGPLTEKNALINSGEFSGMDNQTGGNAIADKLVAQGAAQRKVNYRLRDWGVSRQRYWGAPIPMVTMEDGSVMPVPEEQLPVILPEDVVMNGITSPIKADPQWAKTDINGHAALRETDTFDTFMESSWYYARYTCPNYDQGMLDPAAANYWLPVDQYIGGIEHAIMHLLYFRFFHKLMRDAGLVNSDEPAKRLLCQGMVLADAFYYLGENGQRVWVSPVDTTVERDEKGKIVKAIDQHGHQLFYTGMSKMSKSKNNGIDPQLMVEKYGADTVRLFMMFAAPPELTLEWQESSVEGANRFVRRLWRTVFEHTQKGKTAPLDSSSLTPEQKNLRRELHKTIAKVTDDIGRRYAFNTAIAAIMEFMNKLTRASHDSEQDRALLQESLEAIVRMLSPIIPHACFMMWKALGHQEDIDNAPWPVADEQAKIDDTKLIIIQVNGKVRGRITVDINASQDSVLALAMQEYGVAKYLEGMNIRKVIYVPGKLLNLVVG comes from the coding sequence ATGCAAGAACAATATCGACCAGAAGAGATAGAACAATACGTACAACGTCATTGGGAAGAAAAACAAACATTTAAAGTAATAGAAGATAATAACAAAGAAAAATACTATTGCCTGTCAATGTTACCTTACCCATCTGGTCAACTACATATGGGGCATGTTCGCAACTATACTATTGGTGATGTTATCTCACGTTATCAACGCATGCTAGGCAAAAATGTTCTGCAACCTATCGGCTGGGATGCTTTTGGTTTACCAGCAGAAGGAGCTGCGGTAAAAAATAATACTGCGCCAGCACCATGGACTTATGCCAATATTGAGTACATGAAAAATCAATTAAAAATGCTCGGATTTGGTTATGACTGGAGTCGAGAAGTCACAACTTGTACCCCGGAGTATTATCGTTGGGAGCAATGGTTTTTTACAAAGCTTTATGAGAAAGGTTTGGTTTATAAGAAAACCTCCGCTGTTAACTGGTGTCCAAATGATTTAACGGTCTTAGCTAACGAGCAAGTTATTGATGGTTGCTGCTGGCGTTGCGATACCCCTGTCGAGCGTAAAGAAATTCCTCAATGGTTCATAAAAATTACCGCATATGCTGAAGAGCTTCTCAATGATTTAGATAAACTCGATGGCTGGCCAGAACAAGTTAAAACCATGCAACGTAACTGGATCGGCCGCTCAGAAGGGGTTGAAATTACCTTTGCTCTGGCAGACAAGGATGAAAAACTAACTGTTTATACTACTCGGCCTGATACTTTTATGGGAGTGACTTATCTCGCTATTGCAGCTACTCATCCGCTAGCAAAAGACGCGGCAGAAGAAAATGCTAAACTTAGCGCTTTTATTGATGAATGTCGCAATACCAAAGTTGCTGAAGCAGAAATGGCAACCATGGAGAAAAAAGGTATCGCCACCAATTTGTTCGCAATTCACCCACTAACTAATGAAAAAATTCCGATCTGGATAGCCAATTTTGTGTTAATGGAATATGGTACAGGGGCAGTAATGGCGGTTCCAGGACATGATCAACGTGACTGGGAATTTGCAACCAAATATCATTTACCGATTAAAGCAGTTATTGCTGATAATGAAGGCCAGATCCCTGATCTAAAAACGGGTCCGCTGACTGAAAAAAATGCACTAATCAATTCAGGTGAATTTAGTGGTATGGATAACCAAACAGGCGGCAATGCGATTGCGGATAAACTGGTTGCACAAGGTGCTGCTCAACGCAAAGTTAATTATCGTCTGCGTGACTGGGGCGTTTCTCGCCAACGTTATTGGGGAGCCCCCATCCCAATGGTAACCATGGAAGACGGCTCTGTTATGCCAGTACCAGAAGAACAACTACCCGTCATCTTACCTGAAGATGTCGTGATGAATGGGATCACAAGTCCAATCAAAGCCGATCCACAATGGGCCAAAACCGACATCAATGGTCATGCGGCATTACGTGAAACCGATACCTTTGATACCTTTATGGAGTCATCCTGGTATTATGCTCGTTATACCTGTCCTAATTATGACCAAGGAATGCTAGATCCGGCCGCGGCCAATTATTGGTTGCCCGTTGATCAATATATCGGTGGTATTGAGCATGCCATTATGCATCTATTGTACTTTCGTTTTTTCCATAAATTAATGCGAGATGCTGGCTTAGTAAATTCAGATGAGCCGGCTAAACGCCTGTTATGTCAAGGAATGGTATTAGCAGATGCTTTTTATTACTTAGGTGAAAATGGACAACGAGTTTGGGTGTCACCCGTTGATACAACGGTTGAACGCGATGAAAAAGGTAAGATTGTCAAAGCAATCGATCAACATGGACATCAACTCTTCTATACCGGAATGAGTAAAATGTCCAAATCAAAAAATAACGGCATCGATCCACAATTAATGGTAGAAAAATATGGAGCTGATACGGTCCGCCTATTTATGATGTTTGCCGCTCCACCGGAACTAACTTTAGAATGGCAAGAATCCAGTGTAGAAGGTGCTAATCGTTTTGTTCGTCGTCTCTGGCGCACCGTTTTTGAACATACACAAAAAGGTAAAACAGCGCCATTAGATAGCAGCAGCCTCACGCCAGAGCAGAAAAACCTTCGGCGTGAGCTACATAAAACCATCGCTAAAGTGACTGATGATATCGGCCGCCGTTATGCATTTAATACTGCGATTGCCGCTATTATGGAATTCATGAATAAACTGACGCGTGCCTCTCATGACAGTGAGCAGGATCGTGCGTTACTCCAAGAATCTTTAGAGGCTATCGTGCGGATGCTGTCACCTATTATTCCTCATGCCTGCTTTATGATGTGGAAAGCACTGGGTCACCAGGAAGATATCGATAATGCGCCTTGGCCGGTTGCTGACGAACAAGCCAAAATAGACGATACTAAATTAATCATTATTCAAGTCAATGGTAAAGTTCGTGGACGTATTACTGTCGATATCAATGCATCACAAGATTCTGTTTTAGCTTTGGCAATGCAAGAATATGGTGTAGCAAAATATCTTGAAGGTATGAACATCCGTAAGGTAATTTATGTGCCAGGCAAGCTGTTAAACCTTGTTGTTGGCTAA
- a CDS encoding amino acid ABC transporter ATP-binding protein, with protein MISLKNVSKWYGQFQVLSDCSMDVKKGEVVVICGPSGSGKSTLIKTINGLEPIQSGEIYIDNIHVNDKKTDLAKLRSKVGMVFQHFELFPHLSIIENLTLAQIKVLNRDKKTAESTALKLLERVGLANHTNKFPAQLSGGQQQRVAITRALCMDPIAMLFDEPTSALDPEMINEVLDVMIKLAKEGMTMIVVTHEMGFAKKVAHRMIFMNEGKIIEDSNKDDFFTAPKSERAKEFLAKIIH; from the coding sequence ATGATTTCTTTAAAAAATGTTTCTAAATGGTATGGACAGTTTCAGGTGCTTTCTGATTGTTCGATGGATGTCAAAAAGGGGGAAGTTGTCGTTATCTGTGGCCCCTCTGGTTCAGGTAAATCAACATTAATAAAAACCATTAATGGTTTAGAGCCAATTCAAAGTGGTGAAATATATATTGATAATATTCATGTTAATGACAAAAAGACCGATTTAGCTAAATTGCGGTCAAAAGTAGGTATGGTATTTCAACATTTTGAACTCTTTCCTCATCTATCAATTATTGAGAATTTAACACTAGCACAAATAAAAGTCTTAAACAGAGATAAAAAAACCGCTGAAAGCACTGCCTTAAAATTATTAGAGCGAGTTGGATTAGCTAACCACACCAATAAATTTCCAGCCCAATTATCAGGTGGGCAACAGCAGCGTGTTGCCATTACTAGAGCACTCTGTATGGATCCCATTGCGATGCTATTTGACGAACCAACCTCCGCATTAGATCCCGAAATGATCAACGAAGTACTTGATGTGATGATAAAGCTTGCTAAAGAAGGAATGACCATGATAGTCGTTACTCACGAAATGGGATTCGCTAAAAAAGTTGCTCATCGAATGATTTTTATGAACGAAGGAAAAATAATTGAGGATAGCAATAAAGACGATTTCTTTACTGCGCCGAAATCAGAACGCGCTAAAGAATTTCTTGCTAAGATCATACATTAA